The Bdellovibrio bacteriovorus W nucleotide sequence ATCCAAAACTTTACACCTTGTCAGTGAAGCTGAGGACGTGGATGTCTGTGGATACAAAGGCGTCTACGTGAATGTTCAGCACTTCTTGGATTGGATTGAGCCCACAGTTCGAGATCTGAAATACGAATAATTAATCGTCATCGTTTTCAGGCGCGATCTTAGCAATCATCTCTTTGAATTTTCCTTGATCGTCCTGCGGAACTGCATGGCGATCGAGGGTGAATCTTATAGATTTTACAAAGTTGTTTTGAAACTTCTGATTAATGGTATCGCGGATATGCGTATTCATAAAAGTCATCTGATGCAACCAAGTGGAGTTGCGCACCCACACATAGAGGGTTCCGCGCTGAAAACTCACAGGCTCTGCGTGACTAGCAATTGTCGAACCGACAACTTCTTCCCACTTCGCCCAAAGCTTCCAGCGCAAAAACTGTTCTGACAATGGCGTCTTGCCATTTTCAAAAAGTCTCTGTAGTACTTCAGAGCTGATAGAAAGTTTGCCCTTGGGCTTGTTGTCAGAATTCATTACAGAAGGTCTATCACAGAAGATGACAAAATTCACAGAGAATCAAAAAATTACAGTGGTTGGCGCGGGCCTAGCGGGCTCAGAATGCGCTCTTCAGCTTGCTGACATGGGGTATCAGGTCGTTCTCTACGAAATGAGAGATAAAACCATGACTCCGGCTCACAAGACTTCAAAGTTTGCCGAACTTGTGTGTTCAAATTCTTTTGGCAGTATGGGAGAAGTTTCAGCTCCAGGACAGTTGAAGTGGGAAGCCGAAAAAATGAATTCCTATATTCTCAAAGCGGCCTATGAAGCGAGAGTTCCTGCTGGACAAGCTCTAGGAATGGATCGCGAAGTCTTTGCCGATATCGTCACTGAAAAAATTAAATCTCACCCACGCATCGAAGTTCGCAATGAAGTGATCGAGTCCTTGGACAACATCCCTCGCCCCGCGGTGATTGCAACAGGCCCCCTTACACACGAGGCCTTGGCAACAAGTATGCAGAAACACTTTGGCGATGAGTTTTTATATTTCTTCGATGCCATCGCTCCGATCATTGATGCGGATTCCATCAATACTGAAATCGCATGGAAAGCCGATCGCTACGACAAGGGCACCGGCGATTACTACAACTGCCCCATGAATAAAGAAGAATACAACGCCTTTATTCAAGCTGTTCAAGAAGCCCGTAAAATTGAACCAAAACATTTTGAAACCACAGATTTCTTTGAAGGCTGTATGCCCATTGAAGTCATGGTCGAAAGAGGTCCACAGACTTTGCGCTTTGGCCCGATGAAGCCCATTGGCCTTGATGATCCGCGCACAGGGCGCTATCCATGGGCTGTCGTACAGCTTCGCCAAGACAATAAAGAAGGCACGGCTTATAATATGGTGGGCTTTCAAACCCGCATGGCCTATGGCGAACAAGTTCGCGTCTTCCGTATGATTCCAGGTCTTGAAAATGCAGAGTTTCTAAAACTCGGAAGCATCCATAGAAATCTCTATGTGAATTCTCCTAAACGATTGAATGCCAATCTCTCTAGCAAGAATGACGAATGGCTTTTCTTCGCAGGACAAATCACCGGCGTGGAAGGTTACTTTGAATCCACGTGCACGGGAATCATGGTGGCGCAGTTCTTAGATCAGAAAATCAAGGGTCAAGAGCACCAAGCTCCGCCACGCCCAAGTGCTTTTGGATCTTTATTAGAAGCCATCACAGATCCAACACGGGCTGAAAACTTTCAGCCGACAAATATCAACTTCGGCCTCTTGCCACCTCTAGAAGTTAAAGAGCGTGATAAAGAGATTCGTAAGAAAAAACAGATTGCTCTCGCACAAGAAGCCTTTATAAGCTGGGTGCCTACTCGAGTTTCTACGCGTTAATCAAGACGTAAAAAGCCTTCCTCTGACGCTTGACCGCAAGCTATGAGGGAGGCTAGCTTTTTTCGTTATCCTTGCGCATCAGTGCTGTAAAAATTATTCAAAAACTCATTTTTTACGACAATATTTGTCCGTTTAAGCTTGCTCCGGCACCGCGCCATCAGGTAGCACAGCCCTCTATGAGCACTCTTAAAAGGCTATGCCATAAGTTCTCCCGGGCTTTAATGTTCGGGTCGGTGGGATTCATGACCATCGCAATGAACGGATGCGAGCCACCCTATTGGGATGAACAAGAAAGCTTAGCGGAAGTTCGCGAACTTGGGACCTTAACAGTCCTAACAACACGAAGCCCCCTAACATATATTAGATCTCGCAAAGGAGTTTCCTTTGGGATTGATCATGATCTTCTTGAGAAGTTTGCGGCTCATTATAATTTAAAGCTGACTTATAAAACCTTCCCCAACGAAGAAGAGGTTCTCAGAGCCTTAGCCCGCGGAGAAGGCGATATCGCAGCCTCTAGAATACGTACACTCCCCCACAGCTTAGGCTTTTTAAATGGCCCTGCTTATGAAGAGACTTATCTAAGTCTTTATTGTCATAAAAAATCTCGCGTCGAAAACATTGCGGATCTGAGCAATAAGAAAGTTACCATCCTTAATAAGGATAACTATTTAGGATTGGCAGAACGACTTAAACTCTTTGCCCCGAATGTAGAAGTCGAAGTCGTCGCGAATAAGCGTGCCCAGCACCTTATCGAAGATCTCTCTAAAAAAACTAGCGACTGTGCAATTGCAGAGAATCTCGCAGGTAACTTCTACTCTCGTTATTATCACAGTGTTGATAAAGTAACTCAGCTTTCAGACTCCTACTCTGTAAGCTGGCTTTTAAGTCCCAAACATCAAAACCTTCAACGCCTGATGCAGTCTTGGTATAAGCATGCTTCTCGCGAAGATGAATTGATGCGTGTTCTAGATCGCTATAAAAACTATATTGAAAAACTAGATACACGTGACATTGCCCGCTTCTTAAAAAAAGTAGAAACGACTCTTCCACAGTATATGTCGGACTTTAGAAAATCTGCTGATGCTCATCATCTGCCTTGGCAGTTGGTAGCAGCGGTGGCTTATCAAGAATCTCACTGGAATCCAGATGCACGTAGCTTCACCGGCGTGCGTGGGTTGATGCAACTGACAACTCACACAGCAAATCTAGTCGGCATTGATGATCGCACAGACCCGACTCAAAGCATTTGGGGTGGAGCAAAGTATTTACGCTTTCTGATCAATCGCACATCTAAAGATTTAGATCCCAAGGATCGCTTGGCATTTGCATTAGCTTCATACAACATGGGCCTTGCCCACATGAGAGATGCACAGAAGCTGGCCGTGAAGCTTGGAAAGAATCCTCGCCTATGGAAAGACATGCGCGAAGTGATTCCATTGCTTGCTGATCCTAAATACGCAAGCCAACTGGAGTTTGGCCATGCACGCGGTTATGAGGCTGTGACATTCACAGAAAGAGTGAAGTCGTTCTATACTTTGATTAATACTGGGACTTAGATTTAATTTTAAACTTCAGAAATAAAAAAAGCCCTCTTCACATGATCTGTACCCCAAAATCCGGACACAAAAATAAAAGACCCTGTCCAGTTTTTGGGGTATTTTCGTATTTGAGAGGCAGATCATGGGTTCATTTACAGCAAAAGATCGCAAAGATCTTGAGAACAATCAAAATGTTTTAAAGGTAACAACCTCTAACGTTACCTATACTCCAGAGTTTAAGGTTAAGGCTTTGAAGCTCCGTCAAGATGGGCTAATGCCTTCAGAAATATTTAAAGATGCCGGAATCAACCTTTCTCTCTTCGGCAAAGACTACCCCAGAAAGTGTATCCAGCGTTGGGCGAAGATGTCTCAAAAAGACGGTGGATTAAAGAAGGAGCGTCGAGGAGTTAATTCTACTGGGCGCCCCAAGGGGCTTCGGTTTAAATCAGCAGAAGAAGAAATTGCTTATTTGCGCGCGGAGAATGATTTCCTAAAAAAGCTCCACGCCTTGGAGGCAAGATACGCAAACAAGAAAAGTTCGCGTTAATTCACGAGGCAATAATTCACCAGCCTGATCTGCGTCTCGATCGGCTATGTAAGCAAGCTAAAGTAAGCACGAGTGGATTTTACGAATGGTCTGCGAAGAAGAAAAGTTCTCAAGAAGCCATTTTCGATGAAGAGTGGGTCTGTATCCTTTTTGAAAGTAAAAAAGGTAGGATCGGTGCTCGCAGCATAAAGATGCTTTTACAGAAATATTTTTGGATCAATATGAACTTAAAGAAAGTCCGTCGTCTTATGAAAAAGCATGGACTTCGAACTGTCATCCGCAGAAAGAATAGATCTAGGCAAGTTTGGGTAGAAGGAGATGAACATAGAGCAAGCCCGAATATTCTTAATAGGAATTTTAATGTCCAAAAGAAGGATACTGTGTATTCGACAGACATTACTTATCTTGATTATGGACTTGGAAAACGAGCTTATCTATCGGCAGTAAAGGATTTGGCAACGAAGGAGATCGTGCATTACACCGTTTCAGCAAGTGCAACTTTAAATATCGCACTTAGGGGCCTCGAAGATCTTTTTAGTCAAAAGCCCAAACATATCATTATGCACTCAGATCAAGGCAGCCACTATACTTCAAAGATCTATCGAGATTTATTAAGCAAGTGGGAAATAACTCAATCAATGTCACGTAAGGGAAATTGTTTGGACAATGCTCCGATAGAAAGTTTTTTCGGACATTTAAAAGATGAGACAGAGCTTCGAGATTGCAATACATATGAAGAGTTGGTAGCAGAGATAGATCGTTATATTAAATACTATAATAACGAACGACCCCAATGGGACTTAAAAGGAAAAACCCCGGCAGAGTGCCGAGGTTTTACTTAAGAGGCCCTTTTATTTATCTGTCCACTTTTTGGGGTACAGATCACACAAAGAGGGCTTTTTTGTTTTTAACATTGAAAGCAGACTACTCAACCGTCACCGATTTTGCCAAGTTGCGTGGTTGATCCACGTCGTAACCTAAGTTGCTCGCTAAGTGATAAGACATTAGCTGCAATGGGATCACCGTCAAAATAGGATTCACTGTCCAATGACTCTTTGGAATCGCCAAATAGTATTCACTGATCGCCTTTAACTTTTCATTATCACCAGTTCCAATAGAGATCACACGTCCACCACGGGCACGAGCTTCTTCTAAGTTACTGATTGTCTTTTCGTAAAGATCATCCGTCGGAGCCACCATCACAATCGCCATGCGATCATCAATCAACGCCAAAGGACCATGCTTCATCTCGCCTGCGGCATAACCTTCCGCGTGCATGTAAGCGAGTTCTTTTAACTTAAGAGCTCCTTCCATCGCAATCGGGAAGCTCACTCCACGGCCCATGTATAAGAAGCCTCTGAAAAGCTTCAAGCCGGCTGCTGCTTCATCAAAGTACTTATCAAAAGCAAGAACACCTTCCATCTGACTTGGCACCGCTAAAAGACTCTTCACAAGATCTGCTTCAGTTTTGCTATCAATCACACCGCGAGTTTTCGCAAACGCGATCGCTAGACAATTCAGAACAGCCATTGTGCTGGTGAAAGCTTTTGTTGAAGCCACACCGATCTCTGGGCCGGAGTTCATATACAAGTGACCATGGGCTTCGCGATCAATCGTCGAGTTGCGCACGTTACAGATACTCAACGTCGTTGCGCCAAGCTCTTTTGCTAAACGAATCGCCGCCAAAGTGTCAGCCGTTTCTCCACTTTGAGAAATCGTCATCACAAGGCTGTTTTTAGGAATCACGGGATTGCGGTAACGGAACTCACTAGCGATATCGACTTCGACAGGAACTTTTGCCAGTTGCTCGATCAGGTATTTCCCTACCATGCCGGCGTAATAACTTGTTCCACAAGCAATGATGAAAACTCTTTCAACATTTTTTAGAACTTCCTGAGTTTTCTTCCAATCGTTTGCAGAATCTAGTTTTTCAAGCTCCTGAACGGCAGAACCAAAACCTACATTCTTAAGTTCCACTGTGAACTTATCCTGATCAATATGTGGTTCCATTGCTTGAGCCACAGCACGCGGTTGCTCATAGATTTCTTTGAGCATGAAATGAGGGTAGCCCTGCTTTTCAACCATTTCAGGATTCCAGTTAAGCTCTACGACTTTTTTCTGAATCGGAAATCCATTTGCAGAGAAAAAGCTGACTTCAGGACCTGTAATGCAAGCCACTTCGCGGTCTTCAAGATAGACGAAGTTTTTCGTGTATTGAATCAATGCTTGTACGTCGCTGGCGACAAAAACTTCTTCTGTCCCAATTCCTACAACAAGAGGTGGACCATCTTTAAAGGCCACCATGTGGTTAGGTTGCTCTTCCCACATCACTAAGATTGAAAAAGCTCCACGAATCTTATCCAAAACACTTTGTACAGCTTTGAAAAGATCTTTCGTCACTTCAACTTCATTAGCAATCAAGTGCGCCACTAACTCAGAGTCTGTATCTGAAGTGATCTCTGCGCCTTGTTTTAACAAATCGTCTTTGATTTCAAGATAGTTTTCAATAATCCCATTGTGCACCAGATTCACGCCACGCACTTGGTGAGGATGGGCATTCCGCTCTGAAGGCTTTCCATGAGTCGCCCAACGAGTGTGACCGATCCCCATGTTGCCATCAAATTTTTCTGACACGAGTTTATCTTCAAGAGCTTTTAGCTTTCCAGCCGCTCTTACACGTTTTGTTTTACCTTCATCAAGGATCGCAACACCGGCACTGTCGTAGCCACGGTATTCAAGTTTTTTAAGACCACTGATAATGACATCTTTTGGATTTTGAGGCCCTAAATAACCAACAATTCCGCACATATCTCACCTACTCTTTTGTTTCTTCTACGAGTTCTTTTTTTGCTACGTAGTTTTCTTTGATGAACTGTTTTCCACGCGCCACTGCTAGAGCATTGGCCGGGACATCTTTTGTTAACGTCGATCCTGATCCTATGACAACATCGTCACCGATCACAATAGGAGCAATGAATTGAGTGTCACTGCCCACAAAAACACGATCACCGATTTTAGTTTTATACTTTTTTCTATCAGCCGCATAGTTGCACGTGATCGTGCCACAGCCGATATTTACTTCTTCGCCGATTTCCGCGTCTCCAAGGTAAGTCAAATGACCCGCTTTGGATTTCTTGCCAAATTTCACTTTCTTCATTTCCACGAAGTTACCGACGTGGGCTTCTTCAAAGATCTCGGTCTCTGGGCGAAGACGGGCATAAGGGCCTACGCTCGCTTTGGAATGAATTGTCGAGCTTTCTAGATAGCTTCCAGCACGCACTTGCACGCTATCGCCAACAAGACTGTCAGAGACAAAGACATTAGGCTCTAAAACAGAGAAGCTTCCGATTTTTGTATTCCCACGAATAAAGACATTTGGATAAACCACGGTACCAGCACCGATTTCCACTTGGTCTTCGATGTAAGTCGCTTTAGGATCAATCATCAAAACGCCATCTTCCATTAACTGCTTGGCTTTACGACGGAATAAAAGCTTAGTCGCTTTCGCAAGCTCCACTTGATTATTTACGCCGACAGCCACCTTAGGGCTGCCTTGAATCGCCTGTACACGTAATTGATCTTGAATACACATCGAGATCAAATCGGTGATATAGAACTCTCCCTTAGAGTTGTTATTGCTAATCTTTGGAAGATACTCTGCCAAAACATCTGCCTTCACAACGTAGATGCCTGTGTTGATCTCGCGGATTTTTAAAGTTTCAACTGAAGCGTCTTTGGCTTCGACGATGGCCATAAGATCACCGCGATGGCGAACAATACGCCCCATCTCTGCTGGATCTTTCACTTCCGCCGTCACAACCGCTAAGTCACATTTTTCATCACGAAAAACGCGAACGAAGTTTTTAATGTCTGAAGCTTCGATCAACGGATGATCGCCATTCATAATAACCACATCACCTACAAGCTCTTCTGGTTTTGCACAACGAACGGCGTGCGCAGTTCCCAGTTGCTCTGTTTGTGAAAAGCAAGCGACTCCCATTGGTTCTACAACTTGGCGTACAAGTTTTTCTCCGTGCCCAACAATAACGCGCACTTCTTGCGCCCCTGCTGATTTTGCAGCTTTAATCACTTTTTCGATCATAGGACGACCGGCTACGGGATGAAGCACCTTGGGCAATGGAGATTTCATGCGAGTTCCTTTACCCGCTGCCAAGGCAATCACTGTGAGTTTTTCTGAGCTTGGTGATGTCATTGAGGCCTTTCCTTATTAATACTTTTCAACTACCAAAAAAACAGGCTTAATTATGTCATGTCAGAAACTATTTATCATCAAACTTCTTGGTCCGTCACCTCTGAAGGAACAGCTATCTCTCTGTATAAAAAATCACACACTCTCGGGAAATCTGAAAAATCCCCTATTTTGTTTATAGGTGGTGTTCATGGTGATGAACCGGAGGGCGTTCGTCTGGCTGAAGAACTTGTAACGTGGCTAAAGACTCTTAACACAAGTCAAATGACAGACCTTCATCCATGGATCGTCATCCCCTGTATCAATCCTGATGGTTATAAAAAACTCGAACGCACCAACGCCCATGGAGTGGACCTGAATCGCAACTTCCCTAGCTCCGACTGGAGTCCAGATTGTAAAGCCCCTCGTTACTCTCCTGGACCTTCACCAGGGAGTGAAAAAGAAGTCCAAGCTTTGGTCCAACTCATTGAGGACGAAAAGCCACAACTCATAGTACACTTTCATTCTTGGGAACCCTGCGTGGTCTACACAGGAGCCCCTGGAAAAAAAGCCGCAGAAATACTTGCGCAGGGAACGGGTTACGAAGTTCGCGAAGATATTGGATATCCCACTCCGGGAAGTCTGGGACAGTTTGGATGGCTAGATAAAAAAATTCCTGTCATTTGCATTGAAGAACAAGAGCACTCAGACTTAAATGAAGTATGGCCACGCTTTAAAGCCGGCCTCATAAATTTGCTCCACGAAGAAAGTGCAGTGTAGAGATATAAAAATGAAAAAGTATAAATCTATCGCCTTCGATTTAGATGACACGCTTTTAGACACCTCAGGACTCTTAGTCCCTGCGGCCGCTCAATCTGCGTGTGAGGCGATGATTTCTGCGGGTTTGCAGTGCGATCTAGAAACTTGTTTA carries:
- a CDS encoding hypothetical protein (COG5512 Zn-ribbon-containing, possibly RNA-binding protein and truncated derivatives), with amino-acid sequence MNSDNKPKGKLSISSEVLQRLFENGKTPLSEQFLRWKLWAKWEEVVGSTIASHAEPVSFQRGTLYVWVRNSTWLHQMTFMNTHIRDTINQKFQNNFVKSIRFTLDRHAVPQDDQGKFKEMIAKIAPENDDD
- a CDS encoding tRNA (uracil-5-)-methyltransferase Gid (COG1206 NAD(FAD)-utilizing enzyme possibly involved in translation): MTKFTENQKITVVGAGLAGSECALQLADMGYQVVLYEMRDKTMTPAHKTSKFAELVCSNSFGSMGEVSAPGQLKWEAEKMNSYILKAAYEARVPAGQALGMDREVFADIVTEKIKSHPRIEVRNEVIESLDNIPRPAVIATGPLTHEALATSMQKHFGDEFLYFFDAIAPIIDADSINTEIAWKADRYDKGTGDYYNCPMNKEEYNAFIQAVQEARKIEPKHFETTDFFEGCMPIEVMVERGPQTLRFGPMKPIGLDDPRTGRYPWAVVQLRQDNKEGTAYNMVGFQTRMAYGEQVRVFRMIPGLENAEFLKLGSIHRNLYVNSPKRLNANLSSKNDEWLFFAGQITGVEGYFESTCTGIMVAQFLDQKIKGQEHQAPPRPSAFGSLLEAITDPTRAENFQPTNINFGLLPPLEVKERDKEIRKKKQIALAQEAFISWVPTRVSTR
- a CDS encoding putative periplasmic binding transport protein (COG4623 Predicted soluble lytic transglycosylase fused to an ABC-type amino acid-binding protein), whose amino-acid sequence is MRISAVKIIQKLIFYDNICPFKLAPAPRHQVAQPSMSTLKRLCHKFSRALMFGSVGFMTIAMNGCEPPYWDEQESLAEVRELGTLTVLTTRSPLTYIRSRKGVSFGIDHDLLEKFAAHYNLKLTYKTFPNEEEVLRALARGEGDIAASRIRTLPHSLGFLNGPAYEETYLSLYCHKKSRVENIADLSNKKVTILNKDNYLGLAERLKLFAPNVEVEVVANKRAQHLIEDLSKKTSDCAIAENLAGNFYSRYYHSVDKVTQLSDSYSVSWLLSPKHQNLQRLMQSWYKHASREDELMRVLDRYKNYIEKLDTRDIARFLKKVETTLPQYMSDFRKSADAHHLPWQLVAAVAYQESHWNPDARSFTGVRGLMQLTTHTANLVGIDDRTDPTQSIWGGAKYLRFLINRTSKDLDPKDRLAFALASYNMGLAHMRDAQKLAVKLGKNPRLWKDMREVIPLLADPKYASQLEFGHARGYEAVTFTERVKSFYTLINTGT
- a CDS encoding transposase (COG2963 Transposase and inactivated derivatives) → MGSFTAKDRKDLENNQNVLKVTTSNVTYTPEFKVKALKLRQDGLMPSEIFKDAGINLSLFGKDYPRKCIQRWAKMSQKDGGLKKERRGVNSTGRPKGLRFKSAEEEIAYLRAENDFLKKLHALEARYANKKSSR
- a CDS encoding putative transposase (COG2801 Transposase and inactivated derivatives) → MLLQKYFWINMNLKKVRRLMKKHGLRTVIRRKNRSRQVWVEGDEHRASPNILNRNFNVQKKDTVYSTDITYLDYGLGKRAYLSAVKDLATKEIVHYTVSASATLNIALRGLEDLFSQKPKHIIMHSDQGSHYTSKIYRDLLSKWEITQSMSRKGNCLDNAPIESFFGHLKDETELRDCNTYEELVAEIDRYIKYYNNERPQWDLKGKTPAECRGFT
- a CDS encoding glucosamine--fructose-6-phosphate aminotransferase (isomerizing) (COG0449 Glucosamine 6-phosphate synthetase, contains amidotransferase and phosphosugar isomerase domains) produces the protein MCGIVGYLGPQNPKDVIISGLKKLEYRGYDSAGVAILDEGKTKRVRAAGKLKALEDKLVSEKFDGNMGIGHTRWATHGKPSERNAHPHQVRGVNLVHNGIIENYLEIKDDLLKQGAEITSDTDSELVAHLIANEVEVTKDLFKAVQSVLDKIRGAFSILVMWEEQPNHMVAFKDGPPLVVGIGTEEVFVASDVQALIQYTKNFVYLEDREVACITGPEVSFFSANGFPIQKKVVELNWNPEMVEKQGYPHFMLKEIYEQPRAVAQAMEPHIDQDKFTVELKNVGFGSAVQELEKLDSANDWKKTQEVLKNVERVFIIACGTSYYAGMVGKYLIEQLAKVPVEVDIASEFRYRNPVIPKNSLVMTISQSGETADTLAAIRLAKELGATTLSICNVRNSTIDREAHGHLYMNSGPEIGVASTKAFTSTMAVLNCLAIAFAKTRGVIDSKTEADLVKSLLAVPSQMEGVLAFDKYFDEAAAGLKLFRGFLYMGRGVSFPIAMEGALKLKELAYMHAEGYAAGEMKHGPLALIDDRMAIVMVAPTDDLYEKTISNLEEARARGGRVISIGTGDNEKLKAISEYYLAIPKSHWTVNPILTVIPLQLMSYHLASNLGYDVDQPRNLAKSVTVE
- a CDS encoding UDP-N-acetylglucosamine pyrophosphorylase / diamine N-acetyltransferase (COG1207 N-acetylglucosamine-1-phosphate uridyltransferase (contains nucleotidyltransferase and I-patch acetyltransferase domains)), with product MTSPSSEKLTVIALAAGKGTRMKSPLPKVLHPVAGRPMIEKVIKAAKSAGAQEVRVIVGHGEKLVRQVVEPMGVACFSQTEQLGTAHAVRCAKPEELVGDVVIMNGDHPLIEASDIKNFVRVFRDEKCDLAVVTAEVKDPAEMGRIVRHRGDLMAIVEAKDASVETLKIREINTGIYVVKADVLAEYLPKISNNNSKGEFYITDLISMCIQDQLRVQAIQGSPKVAVGVNNQVELAKATKLLFRRKAKQLMEDGVLMIDPKATYIEDQVEIGAGTVVYPNVFIRGNTKIGSFSVLEPNVFVSDSLVGDSVQVRAGSYLESSTIHSKASVGPYARLRPETEIFEEAHVGNFVEMKKVKFGKKSKAGHLTYLGDAEIGEEVNIGCGTITCNYAADRKKYKTKIGDRVFVGSDTQFIAPIVIGDDVVIGSGSTLTKDVPANALAVARGKQFIKENYVAKKELVEETKE
- a CDS encoding putative carboxypeptidase (COG2866 Predicted carboxypeptidase), with translation MSETIYHQTSWSVTSEGTAISLYKKSHTLGKSEKSPILFIGGVHGDEPEGVRLAEELVTWLKTLNTSQMTDLHPWIVIPCINPDGYKKLERTNAHGVDLNRNFPSSDWSPDCKAPRYSPGPSPGSEKEVQALVQLIEDEKPQLIVHFHSWEPCVVYTGAPGKKAAEILAQGTGYEVREDIGYPTPGSLGQFGWLDKKIPVICIEEQEHSDLNEVWPRFKAGLINLLHEESAV